A genome region from Gossypium hirsutum isolate 1008001.06 chromosome A04, Gossypium_hirsutum_v2.1, whole genome shotgun sequence includes the following:
- the LOC121202821 gene encoding metallothionein-like protein 2 — MSCCGGNCGCGSGCKCGSGCGGCKMYPDLNVAEMTTTETLVLGVAPQKAHFEGAEMEFGAENGCKCGDNCTCNPCNCK, encoded by the exons ATGTCTTGCTGTGGTGGAAACTGTGGCTGCGGTTCTGGCTGCAAGTGTGGCAGTGGCTGTGGAGG ATGCAAGATGTACCCAGACCTGAACGTTGCCGAGATGACCACAACTGAGACTCTGGTTCTTGGTGTAGCACCCCAGAAAGC ACACTTTGAGGGAGCTGAGATGGAATTCGGGGCTGAGAACGGCTGCAAGTGTGGAGACAACTGCACCTGCAACCCTTGCAATTGTAAATGA